CACCAAACCTAGGGAGGACAAGGAGGCAGTTACTGCAGCCGCCTGCAGAGGGCGCCATCCCCAGTAGACATGGCGTGCGGGGGATGCCGCAGCCAGGGAAAAGGGGGGCTGCAGGCGTCCCGGCAGCCAGGTATTTATCTCGCTCTGAGTGCCTCGCTCCTGGCCATGGCTTTTACCTCCCACCCGTCCCTGGGAGGCAGAGCAAGATTATCCCCATGTGACAGATaggcaaactgaggcacgcaacagcaaagtgacttgcccagagtccacCCAGAGCCAAGActtgaacacaggtctcctgaaGCCCAGTCCCCCTCGCATatgttaaagattgtgaagcGCATGGAGACGGTCTAAGGAAAAGCACTCTATCAAACTAATTATTATTACCCGTGAGAGACTGTCCCGTAGAAACCTCCCCTCCCATTTGCTGTCCCCCGGCAAACCACGGTTTGATAGCCACCAAGCTAGCAGACTGCCTGGTGAGCTATGCCCATTCTGAGACAGCTGGGCCTTctggtgctgcgagcttcccctaCAGCAGTgtcccagcagaggcagctgggacaTCCTCTGCCAGCCATCTGAATCTAGGCTCTAGCATCTGAGGGCTTTGCTGGGCGCTGGGTCTGACCCCGGCCCAGAAAACGAGACAGAAACAAGGTAAAGTGAGCcctcctgggggaggggctggagtggggtcCACCCTCCTCCTATCCCACCCCCACTACCACCCCAAGGGCCAGGCTCATGCAGTAACCCTCCCTCACCATGAAGGCAGGAAGCACCGGCTGGGTGAATTTGGCCTTAAAGGAGTGGAGCAGCTGCTTGGTTCGAGCGTTGTAGAAGGACAGGAAACCTGCGGGCAGACACAGGAAGAGTCAGAAGAGGGGGGCTGAGCAGCCCAGCAAAGGTGCacggttgggggggtggggaaatctCACCCCTGGCCTCCCCTTCAGCCCTCGGGTCAGACCCAGCCCAGCCTGAGAAACTGCAACCCCCTTCCCAGGCTGCCGTTCCAGCCGCAGCGGCCTGGGAAGCGCGTCAGTGTCTGATCGCGTGGGGAACCTTCGGCTTAGAAGGGCTGCTCAGTTCTGGGAATTTCTACCCTGATGCAGCCCCATCCGGGCAAAGCCCAAaggcagctgccaggaacccaccgggcagcccagccccaggtcaCCAGCTGGAATCAACCGAGGCTGGCAGTGCCCTGACGCAGCTCCCGGCTGGTGGCAGCTCAGAGAAGCAGGGgggacagtctctctctctctctctctctctctctctctctctcacacacccacacccacacccacacccacacccacacccccacacccacacccacacccacaccccaccaTCCATCACCTTCGTGGAAGTTGCAGTAGACGCCGATGCAGTCAGGCACGGGCACGTCCAGGATCTTGGCCTTGTTGTTATGCTTGGCGGTGAAGCTGACCTGCAGCCAGTTGTTGAGGTGGACGCACCAGGAGGACGAGGTCTTGCCCAGCTGGTCAAACTTGCCCAGGGTCCTGTAGGCCACGCCCACGCCGAAGGCCTTGCTGTCCCGGTCGTACCTCACCTCCCAGTAGTGGTCTCCCCCGTCGATCAGCGTGTCGCCTGCGGAGggatgggggtcggggggggctCACAGGGatcccagcacccacccacccacacatgtatgggtggagggagcaggggcCACGGGGATCCcaggctgccccgccccctcacccccccgatcaccccccagcacagagtCTGGTTTTAAATCAGATCAGGATTCCAGCACCTGGCACATGCTACTGAGTTTCACGGACCCCCCAGTGGCCCCACTCGCAAGCAGGCGACGTTGTTCCCCTCCCATGATGGTGTAACCTGCCCCACGCCTGCACACAGAGactccctgcctcctgcccccttaCCCAGCACTGTGTAGGACTCGGCCGTGAAGCGGTCCCTGCCCCCGCGAGCCGAGGGCATCCTCTTTGGAGACTGCAGGCACCTACAGAAGGTGGGACAGGCAAACAGGCTGCAGCCCGCTTCCTGCCCCAGGGACAGGGTCCCCTCACCCTGAGGCTCCTTCCCGGCCTTTGCCCTCACTCTGCCGCCTCTCAATGACAGGCCGGGGCCCAACCCCCTGGCTCTGTCCAGGCTCCCCAGGTCCTGTCCCCTGAGAACGGCTTAGAGGCTGGGTCCTGCACCCCGGATTCCCCCATGACCCCCTTGGATCCGCCCCGGGGGATTGGTCCACGACTGGGCCTGTACtccagccccgctcccctggcTGTATGGCTGGGTTTGCCCCAGGGCCTGGGGGCTGAGGGCTTTGGGACAGGATGTGTCTGTTCCTGAGCCTGCAGCTATTCTCAGCTTCTGTCCCCTCCGTGCTGCGGGGTGTGAGCGTGTGCTGCAGAGGGCCGGGGCGTTACCTGGCGGGGGAGTTCACCGGGGACGCCGTCCTGCCCTTCCCGTCCTTCTCCCGGGCCTTGATGTCCTGCACTTTGCCCCCCATGGCGTCCCACTCCACGCTCAGCTCCTCCACCTTCAGGTTCTGGTGACAGGTGCTGGCGTCCAAGCGGAACATGAATGCTGGGGAGGGAGCCCCGGGCACGGTCAGACCTGGACCGAGCCCCCTTGTCCTGGGGGGAGCCCCCTCCACAGCGCCACCCCCCAACAgcccgccccacccccatcacagGAGCCCCGCTCCCACCACCCCATCTCACCTCACCCTGGGCAGGAGGCCCTCCCACATCCCCTTGAACTCCACCAGCTCCCTACTCCCACCCCCCAATCTCATCCCCAACTTGTGgagaactcccctccccaccatcccATATCACTCCCACGCCAGGGACAAGCCCCCGCATAGCTCCACCTTCTCTCCACCTCACCCCCCCCAAACATGGCAGGgaggacccctcccccagctttgcACCCCATCTCAAGGGGGACTCCCCACCCATGCATGGGATCACTGAGGTGTCCCGGGTGGGGGGGATTCGCAGGTGCTGCTGAGGATCCCTGGGTCCCCACGCTGGGTGCCTTACCCTGACTGGCACTGGGGGAGGACAGAGGGGCAAGGGAGAGGCTGCCCTATGGGCTGGCAGGCCCATGGTGCCAggggccctgccccatgcccccagCCACATGGGTGTCACTCGCAGGCGAGTGTGGGAGTGTTGGGGGGTGTCCAGTGGGGTCCGCCTCCACCCAGGAGAGTGGGATGGGAGTGGCAGGGGGTGTCACTGATGCAGGCTGTACCCCCTAATtccgttccccccccccaaacgcACCTCTGGTTTCCAAGGTGACCGGCTCGGAGAACTCGCCCGCCACAGCCTTGTTACAGGCTTTGATGCGGAAATTCATGTACTTCATGTCGAACTTGAGCCCTGAGGGGAGTCGCCGGGGTTAGACGGGAGCAGGGGGCCCATGCCAGCGCTCAGCAGGGCCGGCaagcccccctcagccagccctccGCCCGGCACCCTCCAGCGCTTCCTACTAGGACAGGCTAGAACTGGAGTCGCTGGGATCTTCcccccagccagtgctcctgctcccagctcctgcccccctccctacagcgcctcctgctgggtgaGGCCGGGACTGGGGTAGCCAGGAACTGGCCCACCAACTGGccatccatcccccctccctgccctcccctggcccTGCTGGGTGAGACCGGGGTAGGGTGTAGCCCCACATCCAgtgctcctgcccccctccctacagcgcctcctgctgggtgaGGCCGGGACTGGGGTAGCCAGGAACTGGCCCCACAtccagtgctcctgccccactccctgcagcgccccctgctgggacaggctggTATGGGAGTAGccagagctccccccacagccagtgcacTTATCCCAGTCTCTGTAAGCAACCCCTTTGGGGCTGCAGTAGGCGCCCCCATTCCCCTCACCAGTTAGGGTGTACTCGGTCTGCTTGATGCCCTCGATCACCATCCAGGGCTGGTCCTCCTTCACCCGCGGGGGCCCCTCGAAGTTGGTCTTGCGGTACTCCAGGATGTAGTGGTCGATCTTGCTGTCCTCGTCGGGCATCCCCCACACCAGCGTCACGCAGTTATCGGCCACCAGTGACTCGGCCATGTCAATCTCCGGGGCGCTGGGAACTAGACGAGAGGGGGAGAGCAACGGGATGGCAGCCACGGTCCTTGTGTTCCTTCCCAAACCCCATCGTCCCCACCAgccacggcccggcccggcccctcccaaaccccatcgTCCCCCGCCAGCCACAGCCcggcccctcccaaaccccatcgCCCCCCGCCAGCCACGGCCcggcccctcccaaaccccatcgCCCCACCAGCCACGGCCCGGCCCTCCCAAACCCCATCGCCCCCACCAGCCACGGCCTGGCCCTCCCAACCCCCATCGCCCCCCGCCAGCCACGGTCCTTGTGTTCCCTCCCAAACCCCATCGCCCCCCACCAGCCACGGCCCGGCCCCTTCCCAAACCCCATCACCCcccaccagccacagccagaCCCCAACCAAACCCCATCGCCCCACCAGCCACGGCCCGGCCCTCCCAAACCCCATCACCCCGCCAgccacacccagcccctcccaaaccccatcaCCCCTGCCAGCCACGACccagcccctcccaaaccccatcaCCCCACCAGCCATGGCCCAGCCCTCCCAAACCCCATCACCCCGCCAGCCATGGCCCAGCCCTCCCAAACCCCATCACCCCGCCAGCCAcgacccagccccgccccaaacCCCATCACCCCGCCAGCcacgccccagcccctcccaaaccccatcaCCCCACCAGCCACGGCCCGGCCCTCCCAAACCCCATCACCCCCCACCAGCCACAGCCTgacccctcccaaaccccattGCCCCCACCAGCCACGGCCCAGCCCTCCCAAACCCTATCCCCGCCCCGCCAGccatggccaggcccttcccaaACCCCATCACCCCGCCAGCCACACCcggcccctcccaaaccccatcaCCCCCACCAGCCACGCCCAGCCCGGCCCTCCCAAACCCCATCCCCATGCCAGCCAAGGCCCAGCCCTCCCAAATCCCATTGTCCCCACCAGCCATGGCCCGGCCCCGCCCAAACCCCATCACCCCAACCAGCCATGGCCCGGCATGGCCCCTCCCAGATCCCATCACCCCCCACCAGCCACAGCCCggcccctcccaaacccctatCCTCCGCCAGCCACATCCCGGCCCTCCCAAACCCCATCGCCCCCAGCCACGGCCCGGCCCCTTCCCAAACCCCATCACCCCCCGCCAGCCACGGCCTGACCCCTCCCAACCCCATTGCCCCCACCAGCCACGGCCCGGCCCCTCCCAAACCCTATCCCTGCCCCGCCAGCCACGGCCCGGCCCCTCCCAAACTCCCATGTCTTCCCAGCATGGCCTGGCTGCGGGAAACCCTCTGGCACCCACGACAGCCCAGGGTGGCTGCCCCAACCCCAGGTGGGGCcgccaggctcccctccccctccctgccccatttacCTGGCAGGAATTTCAGGGACTGCAGCATGCGGCGCTCCTGGGTGAAATCCACCATCAGGTGGTTCATGGTGTCGCTCACCTTGGCCTTGAGCGAGAGCCGGAACGCCGGGGCCATCGTCACGCTGGGGGGGACGGGACGGCACAAGAGTCAGAAGGGCCCCTTCCCCGAATGCACCCACAcagctgagcccccccacccccattccctgcagacTAGAGGGTGCCGGGAAGCACCCGGATTCGTCAGAGACCATCCACCATACTCAGCCAGGACCCAAGCTGTCCCttgttcccaccccaccccccccgccagGAATGCTGGGGTCGTCTTCAGTCTTCTGGGACCGGacctcctgcccccttctcctTTCCAGCCTTGGGGGCTCACCCCCCGCGCTCAGGGCAACAGGGAGAGGACGGTGCTGCCTGCTAGCCCGAGCTATGTTAGTAAGGAGGCTCAGCACGCCGAGCGGTGAGGAGCGGGCGATGGCAGGGGGCGGGGTGAGAGACGGGGGCGGCGGGTACCGTACCTATCCTTGATCTGCTTGGCAGCCTTCGAAgcagagaggaaaagagagagagaagagagggaacaaaaaaagagagaggaggagagagtcaGCCAGGGCAGCCAGGCGCGTTATAAATAATCATCACCATACTCTGGGCTGCTGTAGCACTCCCTAGCGGAAGGTCTCCGAGCCCGTCAGGGCCACAAATCCAcagcggggaaactgaggcacagagcaggaaagCGGCTTTCCCCAGGTGAGCAAGTCAGCGGCAGagacaggaagagaacccaggcatcctgactcccaaCCACCTTCATCTAGCCACTAGACAACATTCCCATCCCGAAGCCAGGAGTAGAACCTGGGTCctctgctctacccactaggtAACACTATtccagagccaggactagaaacTCAGAATCCCGCTGCTTGGTTCCTGCTCTGCCACTAGGTATCACCTCCAAGTCTTCCTGAAATCAGCAATTCTCTCTGTTTTAAGCTACATCCCAGGACTCCAGTCTGGCCGGTTTCTCTGTAGAGGCAGGCCTAAGTTACCTTCACAGGAGCTGCAGTTCCCTTCTCACCCGGGATGGGGTGATCCCAGTCTACATCATCATATAATCCAATGCAGAGTTAACCTGCGGACCTCACTGCCACTGGAGATTACAGAGGCAAATAGCTTAGTAAAATTCAAGAAAGGAGTAGGAATTCCCAGGAATAAGCACAGCCTCCACAGTTACAAGGTATAGCGACCTTCATGCTTCTGGGTTGCGGGGAGGCGGGGGTCAGGAAGGTGTCTGCTCCCCATAGGGTGACATTGCAGAATCCAGGGCATtacggggtggggaggaggagggggtctTCGTCTGAAGCCTCCACTGGTGGGGCCAGACTGGCGAGGTCATCGGTATAAGATCCAGTGTGGCAATGCTCTTGATGTTAAGGGAAAACAGAgtagggggcagagccaggggtccaGGACAGGAATAGATAAGGAGCCTGAAATCTTGACCGCCACCCCAGGAGGACTGTAGCGGGACAACTCTGCACCATGGACCCACCCTGGTGCAATGCATGGCATGGATTTAATAACCCTCTGCACTGGGCCCCCACATGCTTAGCTGCACCCCTCACTTTTCCCGTAGCCTGGGCCTGTGTGGCTGAACACGGCTGGGCTGCTGGTACAGTCTGCACCAGGCCGAGCCCCACGTCCCCTGCAGAGAGTGTGGCACGGCCTGGAGAACCTACACCAGCAGCCCAGATGCATTCACctgtggctggggtggggagctgggggagacctGGGGGTGTCAGACACCGGCTCACGGATGCCAGAGACTGGATGCCCACTTAGGGTCtggctttcctcctcccccagtgatGAAGGCTGCTCCCCACACCAGGAGGGGGCGTCCCACGAATTGCCCCTGACTGCTGCACCACAAGGGTTAgcacgcccccccccacacccagctcgccctctgccccaccacggcttggctccagctgggggcagggagtgggggcgcACCTGGTGGAAGTCGTGGTTCTCGGCCCCTTCCAGCGTCTGGTTGGCCGTCTCCAGCAGCTCCTCGGAGCTCTCCAGCGCCTTGGTGCAGGCCGCCAGCTGGTTCTGCAACGGAACAGACAGAGCCTGGCCCAGTgaggggcagcgggggcagggggcagccaggggctcggctggagcgggggggcgggggcgtcTCACCTGCAGCTCGTAGGTGCGGCTGGCCCGGTCCTGCTTGATCTTCATGAGCATGCCGTCCTTCAGCTCGTCCAGCAGGGAGTACAGCGACTGGAACTCCCCCTCCAGGTCCTCCTGCACCTTGGTGGAGTTCGCCTGGGGGAGAAGGGCCATGGGGGAGAGCAGCGCAGGCCCCAGCTCAGGACGGCTACCCCCTTcccggccccctccccagccggcccccgccccagccagatGACTCAGGACGGGCCCCTCGGCTTCGCCCTTCACGACGCTCGTAAAAGTGGCTCTTTTCGAGCGGCGAATTCCTTCCCCAAGGAAACACCAGGCCAGCGCCAGTGCGGGGGGCATGGGTGTGACGGGGGGGGCGCTGCCATGCCAatgctggggggctggaggggcactGTCATGCCAACATTGGGGGGTTGgagagagaggggcactgtcaTGCCAATGCTGGGGGGTTGGTGGAGGAGGGGCCCTGTCATGACAACACAATGCAAGGGAGATGATGGGAGGAAGCGTCATGCAGGAGGGTGACGGGATGCTGTGATGCCAACCCCCacagagcaggggttggggcagggggagccctaCAGAGACAGGTGTGCCAGGCGGGACCCCCCGTTACCTCCACGTTCTGCAGCATCTGCTTGAGGGCGTAGATGAAGTTCTGGATCTCCTCGTTCTTCACGGCTAGCGTGGTGATGATCTTCCGTAGGGCGTCCTGGGCCAAAACACCAACGCCTGCCATCAGCAGCACCCCTGGGCTCCCacatccacccctgctcctgagccGGGGGCAATTCACCCTCCCTCAGGGCCCAGCTCAGATCTCCACGGGGGGGGGGCCTCGCCTGGGACAGGGACACAAACACATCACGCTGTGCCACGCTGCCCCTCGTGCCTTCCATTCAAGCACCGCAACACGTGCCCCAGACATGAGGTGCCTAGGCTGACAGCACTTTCGGGGAGTAACATTATATTAtaaacagctggggaaactgaggcacagatggcACATTTCCTTGCCTAAGGTTACACGGGAACTCAATGGAGgggccaggaatggaacccaggagtccggactcctagtctctctcctcccacagctcccTTATCCTAGGTATGACCCTTCCCTACTCTGCTTACACACAGACATTACATTTACCATCAGACTGGCAAATGCATTTTCCCCAGGCTCTAGGCTGTGGGGTCTTATGGACAGGGCACCCAGTGCCATTCCCAGC
This sequence is a window from Mauremys reevesii isolate NIE-2019 linkage group 26, ASM1616193v1, whole genome shotgun sequence. Protein-coding genes within it:
- the FSD1 gene encoding fibronectin type III and SPRY domain-containing protein 1 isoform X1, whose protein sequence is MGDQKDALRKIITTLAVKNEEIQNFIYALKQMLQNVEANSTKVQEDLEGEFQSLYSLLDELKDGMLMKIKQDRASRTYELQNQLAACTKALESSEELLETANQTLEGAENHDFHQAAKQIKDSVTMAPAFRLSLKAKVSDTMNHLMVDFTQERRMLQSLKFLPVPSAPEIDMAESLVADNCVTLVWGMPDEDSKIDHYILEYRKTNFEGPPRVKEDQPWMVIEGIKQTEYTLTGLKFDMKYMNFRIKACNKAVAGEFSEPVTLETRAFMFRLDASTCHQNLKVEELSVEWDAMGGKVQDIKAREKDGKGRTASPVNSPARCLQSPKRMPSARGGRDRFTAESYTVLGDTLIDGGDHYWEVRYDRDSKAFGVGVAYRTLGKFDQLGKTSSSWCVHLNNWLQVSFTAKHNNKAKILDVPVPDCIGVYCNFHEGLVRQLPRLFGTAGTQRCQMPPEAKQRHEQLQRQPDLDARGPLARWDRATSLQHWGLLSFLSSQFLEGCSRRRGWCCSDSNAQNVPRLTYLRL
- the FSD1 gene encoding fibronectin type III and SPRY domain-containing protein 1 isoform X3; the encoded protein is MAPAFRLSLKAKVSDTMNHLMVDFTQERRMLQSLKFLPVPSAPEIDMAESLVADNCVTLVWGMPDEDSKIDHYILEYRKTNFEGPPRVKEDQPWMVIEGIKQTEYTLTGLKFDMKYMNFRIKACNKAVAGEFSEPVTLETRAFMFRLDASTCHQNLKVEELSVEWDAMGGKVQDIKAREKDGKGRTASPVNSPARCLQSPKRMPSARGGRDRFTAESYTVLGDTLIDGGDHYWEVRYDRDSKAFGVGVAYRTLGKFDQLGKTSSSWCVHLNNWLQVSFTAKHNNKAKILDVPVPDCIGVYCNFHEGLVRQLPRLFGTAGTQRCQMPPEAKQRHEQLQRQPDLDARGPLARWDRATSLQHWGLLSFLSSQFLEGCSRRRGWCCSDSNAQNVPRLTYLRL
- the FSD1 gene encoding fibronectin type III and SPRY domain-containing protein 1 isoform X2, producing the protein MGDQKDALRKIITTLAVKNEEIQNFIYALKQMLQNVEANSTKVQEDLEGEFQSLYSLLDELKDGMLMKIKQDRASRTYELQNQLAACTKALESSEELLETANQTLEGAENHDFHQAAKQIKDSVTMAPAFRLSLKAKVSDTMNHLMVDFTQERRMLQSLKFLPVPSAPEIDMAESLVADNCVTLVWGMPDEDSKIDHYILEYRKTNFEGPPRVKEDQPWMVIEGIKQTEYTLTGLKFDMKYMNFRIKACNKAVAGEFSEPVTLETRAFMFRLDASTCHQNLKVEELSVEWDAMGGKVQDIKAREKDGKGRTASPVNSPARCLQSPKRMPSARGGRDRFTAESYTVLGDTLIDGGDHYWEVRYDRDSKAFGVGVAYRTLGKFDQLGKTSSSWCVHLNNWLQVSFTAKHNNKAKILDVPVPDCIGVYCNFHEGFLSFYNARTKQLLHSFKAKFTQPVLPAFMVWCGSFHVYSGLQVPSAVKCLQKRNSATSSSNASLT